From one Brevibacterium sp. 'Marine' genomic stretch:
- a CDS encoding PaaI family thioesterase, translating to MLRPDVSLTTHTTSEEIDTLLEQLRGPGSGGELAERMGIEFVELAHDHVVATAPVVGNRQPMGLFHGGGHVVLAESLASMHSYLLSGGRNVVGVDLNATHLRAAREGVVTGRAEVLHQGRTIVSHEVKMTDEAGRLLSIVRITNMILKTEPKG from the coding sequence ATGCTGCGTCCCGACGTGTCCCTGACTACTCACACCACATCTGAGGAGATCGACACGCTGCTCGAGCAGCTGCGTGGGCCGGGCTCCGGTGGTGAGCTGGCCGAGAGGATGGGAATCGAATTCGTCGAGCTCGCCCATGACCATGTCGTGGCCACGGCCCCGGTCGTCGGCAATCGGCAGCCGATGGGACTCTTCCACGGAGGCGGCCACGTCGTACTCGCCGAGTCGCTGGCATCGATGCATTCGTACCTGCTCTCCGGGGGTAGGAACGTCGTCGGAGTCGATCTCAATGCCACTCACCTGCGTGCTGCGCGTGAGGGCGTGGTCACCGGTCGCGCCGAGGTGCTCCACCAGGGACGCACGATCGTCTCCCATGAAGTGAAGATGACCGACGAGGCGGGGCGGCTGCTCTCGATCGTGCGGATCACGAACATGATCCTGAAGACCGAGCCGAAGGGCTGA
- a CDS encoding response regulator, whose translation MPVRRVVVAEDEAVIRLDIVEMLREVGYDVVGEAADGESAIRLAEELRPDLVVMDIKMPILDGISAAERIARARIAPVVLLTAFSQKELVERARDAGAMAYVVKPFTSADLIPALEIALSRHAEISSLESEISDLTERFETRKLVERAKSLLQTSMGLSEPEAFRWIQKTSMDRRLTMREVAETVLKQIGSKK comes from the coding sequence GTGCCGGTCCGCCGCGTAGTCGTGGCCGAAGACGAGGCCGTGATTCGTCTCGATATCGTAGAAATGCTCCGCGAAGTCGGCTATGACGTCGTCGGTGAGGCTGCGGACGGCGAATCCGCCATCCGCCTGGCCGAGGAGCTGCGCCCCGACCTCGTGGTCATGGACATCAAAATGCCCATCCTCGACGGAATCTCCGCGGCCGAGCGCATCGCCCGCGCCCGCATCGCGCCCGTGGTGCTGCTCACCGCCTTCTCGCAGAAGGAGCTCGTCGAGCGTGCCCGGGATGCCGGTGCCATGGCCTATGTCGTCAAGCCGTTCACCTCGGCCGACCTCATCCCGGCATTGGAGATCGCGCTCTCGCGTCACGCCGAGATCAGCTCGCTCGAGTCCGAGATCTCCGATCTCACAGAACGTTTCGAGACCCGCAAGCTCGTCGAACGCGCCAAGAGCCTGCTGCAGACGTCCATGGGGCTGAGCGAACCCGAGGCCTTCCGCTGGATCCAGAAGACCTCGATGGACCGCCGACTGACGATGCGCGAGGTCGCCGAGACCGTGCTCAAGCAGATCGGCAGCAAGAAGTAG
- a CDS encoding dicarboxylate/amino acid:cation symporter, producing the protein MRLPAWSKSFGVQVTIALIAGVILGLIARSWGPVSDSADNWLGQTLDTIGSSYVTLLKAAVVPLVITAIIASIGNLRKVTNAARLAVSTLLWFALTALIAVILGLIIGIVMQPGAHADAASLSTGAPDSQGSWLAFLTGLIPVNFLGLEVATSADEAGALTSDVNFNILQLIIVSGAIGIAAVKVGKAAEPFLQFTEAALAVVQKVVWWIVRIAPIGTLGLIGNAVNSYGWSTMGSLLWFVVAVYVGLAIVFFVVYPALARANGLSVRQYFSGVWPATQMGFVSRSSIGTMPVTQKVATDNFGVPHSYAAFAVPFGATTKMDGCAAIYPAIAAVFVAQFFGIDLSLIQYLLIIFVAVIGSAATAGTTGATVMLTLTLSTLGLPLEGVGLLLAIEPIVDMGRTALNVSGQALVPAIVAKRHEILDVERFDAPRINGYVPTEEAADVDETRTEDAHSRS; encoded by the coding sequence ATGAGACTGCCCGCGTGGAGCAAGTCCTTCGGAGTGCAGGTGACCATCGCACTCATCGCCGGTGTCATCCTCGGGCTCATCGCCCGCTCATGGGGACCGGTCAGCGACAGTGCTGACAACTGGCTCGGCCAGACCCTGGACACCATCGGCTCGTCGTACGTCACCCTGCTCAAGGCCGCCGTCGTACCGCTGGTGATCACTGCGATCATCGCGAGCATCGGCAACCTGCGCAAGGTCACCAATGCCGCCAGGCTTGCGGTGTCGACCCTGCTGTGGTTCGCCCTCACGGCGCTGATCGCCGTCATCCTCGGACTCATCATCGGCATCGTCATGCAGCCCGGCGCCCATGCCGATGCTGCGTCGCTGAGCACCGGCGCTCCCGATTCCCAAGGCAGCTGGCTGGCCTTCCTGACCGGACTGATCCCGGTGAACTTCCTCGGACTCGAGGTCGCCACGTCGGCGGATGAGGCCGGAGCGCTGACCTCCGATGTCAACTTCAACATCCTCCAGCTCATCATCGTCTCCGGCGCCATCGGCATCGCCGCGGTCAAGGTCGGCAAGGCCGCAGAGCCGTTCCTCCAGTTCACCGAGGCGGCTCTGGCCGTGGTTCAGAAGGTCGTCTGGTGGATCGTGCGGATCGCTCCGATCGGTACGCTCGGCCTCATCGGCAACGCCGTGAACTCCTACGGCTGGTCCACGATGGGATCGCTGCTGTGGTTCGTCGTCGCCGTCTATGTCGGCCTCGCGATCGTCTTCTTCGTCGTCTACCCAGCCCTGGCTCGTGCCAACGGCCTGTCAGTGCGCCAGTACTTCTCCGGAGTCTGGCCGGCCACGCAGATGGGCTTCGTCTCCCGGTCCTCGATCGGCACCATGCCCGTGACGCAGAAGGTCGCCACCGACAACTTCGGCGTGCCCCATTCCTACGCCGCCTTCGCCGTGCCCTTCGGCGCAACGACGAAGATGGACGGCTGCGCGGCGATCTACCCGGCGATCGCGGCGGTGTTCGTCGCTCAGTTCTTCGGCATCGACCTCTCTCTCATCCAGTACCTGCTCATCATCTTCGTCGCCGTCATCGGTTCGGCCGCCACGGCCGGCACGACCGGGGCGACCGTGATGCTCACCCTGACGCTGTCGACGTTGGGTCTGCCGCTCGAGGGTGTCGGTCTGCTGCTGGCCATCGAACCGATCGTCGACATGGGCCGCACCGCGCTCAACGTCTCCGGCCAGGCACTCGTGCCGGCCATCGTGGCCAAGCGTCATGAGATCCTGGACGTCGAACGCTTCGATGCCCCGCGCATCAACGGCTACGTTCCGACCGAGGAAGCTGCCGATGTCGACGAGACCCGCACCGAGGATGCCCACAGCCGGAGTTGA
- the pyk gene encoding pyruvate kinase: protein MRRAKIVATLGPNQNSYEEIRELVDEGVDVARFNLSHGKREEHEEKFAWVRQAALDTGRPVAVLLDLQGPKIRVGTFANGKEELVEGAAFTITSRDVPGTADLVSTTLPTLAEDVSVGDPLLIDDGRLRLRATEVTATDVVTEVEIGGTISNHKGINLPGVPVSVPALSEKDVDDLKWGLQLGFDWVALSFVRSPEDMNDVRAVMDEVGITAPVIAKLEKPQAVDQLDEIIDAFDGIMVARGDLGVELPLEQVPIVQKRAVEIARQQAKPVIVATQMLETMIDAPRPTRAEASDCANAVLDGADALMLSGETSVGAHWVEAIRTMSRIIGSTEEHGLERIPALGTVPHTKGGAVTAAAVQIAQQLDIDLLCTFSQTGDSVRRMSRLRPAWPILGFTPDPQVRHQLALTWGVRPYLVKTVRHTDQMARQVDAVLLADGTAREGDQSILVAGSPPGIPGSTNALRIHTIGDAAKGVTAAYQDASDSEEDPLAGYGVVAEAPITREVPIVREGHSPRH from the coding sequence ATGAGGCGTGCAAAGATAGTCGCAACTTTAGGTCCGAACCAGAACTCCTATGAAGAGATCCGCGAGCTCGTCGATGAAGGCGTCGATGTCGCCCGATTCAATCTGAGCCACGGAAAACGAGAAGAGCACGAAGAGAAGTTCGCCTGGGTCCGCCAGGCCGCACTCGACACCGGACGCCCCGTCGCCGTCCTGCTGGACCTCCAGGGTCCGAAGATCCGCGTGGGCACCTTCGCCAACGGGAAGGAAGAGCTCGTCGAAGGGGCCGCCTTCACCATCACCAGCCGTGATGTCCCCGGCACCGCGGATCTCGTATCCACGACCCTGCCGACCCTGGCAGAAGACGTGTCCGTGGGAGATCCGCTGCTCATCGACGACGGGCGCCTGCGCCTGCGCGCCACCGAGGTGACCGCCACCGACGTGGTCACCGAGGTCGAGATCGGCGGAACCATCTCCAACCACAAGGGCATCAACCTGCCCGGAGTCCCGGTCTCCGTTCCCGCTCTGTCGGAGAAGGACGTCGACGACCTCAAGTGGGGGCTGCAGCTCGGCTTCGACTGGGTCGCCCTGTCCTTCGTCCGCAGCCCCGAGGACATGAACGATGTGCGTGCGGTCATGGACGAGGTCGGAATTACCGCTCCGGTCATCGCCAAGCTCGAGAAGCCGCAGGCGGTCGACCAGCTCGATGAGATCATCGACGCCTTCGACGGAATCATGGTCGCCCGCGGCGACCTCGGCGTCGAGCTGCCGCTCGAGCAGGTGCCGATCGTGCAGAAGCGGGCCGTCGAGATCGCCCGTCAACAGGCCAAGCCCGTCATCGTGGCCACACAGATGCTCGAGACGATGATCGACGCTCCGCGGCCCACCCGCGCCGAGGCCAGCGACTGCGCGAATGCCGTCCTCGACGGCGCGGATGCACTCATGCTCTCCGGCGAGACCTCGGTGGGTGCGCACTGGGTCGAAGCGATCCGGACGATGAGCCGGATCATCGGCTCCACCGAGGAGCACGGTCTCGAGCGGATTCCGGCGCTGGGCACCGTCCCGCATACCAAGGGCGGAGCCGTCACCGCGGCGGCCGTGCAGATTGCTCAGCAGCTGGATATCGATCTTCTGTGCACCTTCTCGCAGACCGGCGACTCCGTGCGGCGCATGTCGCGTCTGCGCCCGGCCTGGCCGATCCTCGGCTTCACGCCCGACCCGCAGGTCCGTCACCAGTTGGCGCTGACCTGGGGAGTCCGGCCGTACCTCGTGAAGACCGTGCGGCACACCGACCAGATGGCACGGCAGGTCGACGCCGTTCTGCTCGCCGACGGCACGGCCCGCGAAGGCGATCAGAGCATCCTCGTGGCCGGTTCGCCTCCCGGGATCCCCGGCTCGACGAACGCTCTGCGCATCCACACCATCGGCGACGCCGCCAAGGGTGTGACGGCCGCATACCAGGACGCCTCGGACTCGGAAGAGGATCCGCTGGCCGGATATGGGGTCGTCGCCGAAGCGCCGATCACCCGTGAGGTGCCGATCGTGCGCGAAGGCCACTCGCCCCGCCACTGA
- a CDS encoding glutamate synthase subunit beta — MADPHGFLTVEHRELPKRRPVPIRLMDYKEVYEAGDPEQLRRQASRCMDCGIPFCHQGCPLGNLIPEFNDAMYRGELPRAVELLHATNNFPEFTGRACPAPCENACVLGINQPAVTIKQVEVTIVDQGFEAGLIQPIIPERITGHTVAVIGSGPTGLAAAQQLTRAGHTVVVYERADRLGGLLRYGIPDFKLEKHHIDRRLDQMRAEGTRFKTSVEVGRDVTLESLRSSFDAVIVCTGATVPRDMPIPGRDLDGVEFAMDYLVPSNRDQAGDHRGPEADSSAFIDAAGKHVIIIGGGDTGADCLGTALRQKAASVTTLAIGAQPPAERSESDPWPTVPRVFEVQSSHEEGGTRKYLASTTRFVGDDTGRVSGIEVAETQFVDGRRIPTPGTEHVLEADLVLLALGFSGPESESFGLDVAETGAFTRDGSYASETPGVFVAGDAGRGQSLIVWGIAEGRAAAAEVDRFLTGSTRLPAPVQPTDEGFKC; from the coding sequence ATGGCTGATCCGCACGGATTCCTCACCGTCGAACACCGGGAGCTGCCGAAGCGGCGCCCCGTCCCGATCCGTCTCATGGACTACAAGGAGGTCTACGAGGCGGGTGATCCCGAGCAGCTGCGACGGCAGGCATCACGCTGCATGGACTGTGGCATCCCCTTCTGCCATCAGGGCTGCCCGCTGGGCAACCTCATCCCGGAATTCAACGACGCGATGTACCGCGGCGAGCTCCCGCGCGCCGTCGAACTGCTCCACGCGACGAACAACTTCCCGGAGTTCACCGGGCGTGCCTGTCCGGCCCCGTGCGAGAACGCCTGCGTCCTCGGCATCAACCAGCCGGCAGTGACGATCAAACAGGTCGAGGTCACGATCGTCGATCAGGGCTTCGAGGCCGGTCTCATCCAGCCGATCATCCCCGAGCGGATCACGGGCCACACGGTCGCCGTGATCGGATCCGGTCCCACCGGGCTGGCCGCGGCCCAGCAGCTGACCCGAGCCGGGCATACGGTCGTCGTCTACGAACGCGCCGACCGCCTCGGCGGACTTCTGCGCTACGGCATCCCGGACTTCAAGCTGGAGAAGCACCACATCGATCGTCGACTTGATCAGATGCGTGCGGAGGGCACCCGCTTCAAGACCTCGGTCGAGGTCGGACGCGATGTCACGCTCGAATCCCTGCGTTCGAGCTTCGATGCCGTCATCGTGTGCACGGGTGCGACGGTTCCGCGCGACATGCCGATCCCCGGCCGCGATCTCGACGGGGTCGAATTCGCCATGGACTACCTCGTGCCCTCGAATCGGGATCAGGCGGGCGATCATCGCGGACCCGAGGCCGACTCGTCGGCGTTCATCGATGCCGCGGGCAAACACGTCATCATCATCGGCGGCGGGGACACGGGCGCCGACTGCCTGGGCACGGCCCTGCGCCAGAAGGCGGCCTCTGTGACGACGCTGGCGATCGGCGCCCAGCCGCCCGCCGAACGCAGTGAGAGCGATCCGTGGCCGACCGTTCCTCGCGTCTTCGAAGTCCAGTCCTCGCACGAGGAGGGCGGAACGCGGAAGTACCTCGCCTCGACCACGCGCTTCGTCGGCGACGACACCGGCCGCGTGAGCGGGATCGAGGTCGCCGAGACCCAGTTCGTCGACGGCCGCCGGATTCCGACACCGGGCACCGAACACGTCCTCGAGGCCGATCTCGTGCTGCTGGCGCTGGGATTCTCCGGACCGGAGTCGGAATCGTTCGGTCTCGACGTCGCCGAGACCGGAGCCTTCACCCGTGATGGCTCCTACGCTTCGGAGACCCCCGGAGTCTTCGTCGCCGGCGATGCCGGACGCGGACAGTCGCTCATCGTGTGGGGCATCGCCGAGGGGCGCGCCGCGGCCGCCGAAGTCGACCGGTTCCTCACCGGGTCGACGAGGCTGCCGGCACCCGTGCAGCCCACCGACGAAGGGTTCAAATGCTAA
- the gltB gene encoding glutamate synthase large subunit, whose translation MNHSAQSTPKTTAPPGRIGLYDPALEHDNCGLALIVRYRGSADHEVVEQALTALRKLEHRGGIGSDEGTGDGAGITLQVPHDYFAEVLAADGIDLPEPGAYAVGIGFFAQDYGRDLKAATPPLSENVSPDLGDGAAAGDETQDDLVARIAAEEGLRVHAVRDVPHDDSVLGDIARSTMPRMRQVFLACDERYPARDDADLTRRAYIVRKRLDHAGIYFPSLSPGTITYKGMLSTGQLSSFYTELRDERLTSRIALVHSRFSTNTFPSWQLAQPFGTIAHNGEINTVRGNRNWMQARESKLASELLVSPVPETSRSLDRLCPIVPPGASDSASFNAVVELMVASGRSLPQAMLMMIPEAWENNPGMGEERRAFYEYHSLLMEPWDGPACVAFTDGRLAGAVLDRNGLRPARYVMTEDTVVLASEVGVVDLPESEVVARGRLTPGRMFLVDTESERIISDTEIKNQLATEHPYSDWVDSCSKRLKDLPTRVHVTHPQSSVRRRQRTFGYTEEELRILISPMAETGAEPLGAMGTDTAIAALSQRPRLLFDYFHQNFAQVTNPPLDSIREDIVTSMAAGIGREGNLLEFSKPDSAHILLDQPVIDNDELTAIAHVKGSHLGVENAHPSVILSGLYSVNGGEDAMAERLEALCAEASAAIEAGAVFIILSDRDSTADLAPIPSLLLTSALHHHLVRERSRTRVSIIVEAGDVREVHHVATLVSFGASAVNPYLVMESAEALVRSDRIRGISEEAAVANVLTALNKGLLKIMSKMGISTVQSYHGAQTFEALGLSEAFIDKYFTSTPHQLGGRGIREIAAETSARHGDSYRDDHPRPSHRNLNVGGEYQWRREGPEHLFNPETIFKLQHSTATGRFDIFGQYTAQINEQSRELMTLRGLFDLVPRESGPIDISEVEPAEEIMKRFSTGAMSYGSLSQEAHETLAIAMNRIGGKSNTGEGGEDTERLIDPERRSAIKQIASGRFGVTSHYLTEADDLQIKMAQGAKPGEGGQLPGTKVYPWIAKTRHATPGVGLISPPPHHDIYSIEDLAQLIHDLGRANAKARVHVKLVSAIGVGTVAAGVAKAGADVVLISGHDGGTGASPLNSLKHAGTPWELGLAEAQQTLVLNGLREKVSVQVDGQLKTGRDVIIAALLGAEEFGFATTALVVSGCIMMRVCHKDTCPVGVATQNPKLRERFHGQADHVVNFFTFIAEEVRAYLAALGLRSLDEAIGAVERLRIDEERAAAMGLDLDLASILKVPVDLHGSSDVARKCGEPVDRDFAEELDLRLLEQARDAISQGTETTITSAIENTDRSAGTLLGHHVTLAHGQAGLPEHTIRLELRGTAGQSLGAYLPQGVSIELHGDANDYVGKGLSGGIVSVRPHAENPTRPEHNVIAGNVLGYGATAGKLFVSGQVGERFLVRNSGAEAVVEGIGDHGLEYMTGGVAVILGGTGRNFAAGMSGGTAYVLDFNPARLNPKERAAGVFRFTGVGVDDMEILERLLREHVEWTASPLARELLDGLRRGQDVLSRFTKIIPVAYATVKDIQDEFVAAGKAVDSDEAWHTILEATNG comes from the coding sequence ATGAACCACAGCGCTCAGTCGACCCCCAAGACCACGGCCCCGCCTGGCCGCATCGGTCTCTACGATCCGGCGCTCGAACACGACAACTGCGGCCTCGCCCTCATCGTCCGCTACCGCGGATCTGCCGACCACGAGGTCGTCGAACAGGCCCTGACCGCTCTGCGCAAGCTCGAGCACCGAGGCGGCATCGGTTCGGACGAGGGCACCGGCGACGGTGCGGGCATCACTCTCCAGGTGCCCCATGACTACTTCGCCGAGGTGCTCGCCGCCGACGGCATCGACCTGCCCGAGCCCGGCGCGTACGCCGTGGGCATCGGATTCTTCGCCCAGGACTACGGGCGCGATCTCAAGGCCGCAACCCCGCCGCTGTCGGAGAACGTGTCCCCGGACTTAGGCGACGGCGCCGCGGCCGGCGACGAAACCCAGGACGACCTCGTCGCCCGGATCGCCGCCGAGGAGGGCCTGCGCGTCCACGCGGTGCGGGATGTGCCCCACGATGACAGTGTGCTCGGCGACATCGCCCGATCGACCATGCCGCGGATGCGCCAGGTCTTCCTCGCTTGCGACGAGCGCTACCCGGCCCGTGACGATGCGGACCTCACCCGTCGCGCCTACATCGTGCGCAAGCGCCTCGACCACGCGGGCATCTACTTTCCCTCGCTGTCCCCGGGGACCATCACCTATAAGGGGATGCTCTCGACCGGTCAGCTCTCCTCGTTCTACACAGAACTCCGCGACGAGCGGCTGACGTCGCGGATCGCGCTGGTCCACTCGCGCTTCTCGACGAACACCTTCCCGTCGTGGCAGCTGGCCCAGCCATTCGGCACGATCGCTCACAACGGCGAGATCAACACCGTGCGCGGCAACCGGAACTGGATGCAGGCCAGGGAATCGAAGCTCGCCTCCGAACTCCTCGTCTCTCCCGTGCCCGAGACCTCGCGCAGCCTCGACCGGCTGTGCCCGATCGTGCCGCCCGGTGCCTCCGACTCGGCGTCGTTCAATGCCGTCGTCGAGCTCATGGTCGCCTCCGGACGATCGCTGCCGCAGGCGATGCTGATGATGATCCCCGAGGCCTGGGAGAACAATCCGGGCATGGGCGAGGAGCGTCGGGCCTTCTACGAATATCATTCGCTGCTCATGGAGCCCTGGGACGGTCCCGCCTGTGTGGCCTTCACCGACGGCCGGCTCGCCGGCGCCGTCCTCGACCGCAACGGTCTGCGCCCGGCCCGGTACGTGATGACCGAGGACACGGTGGTGCTCGCCAGCGAGGTCGGAGTCGTCGATCTGCCCGAGTCCGAGGTCGTCGCCCGCGGCCGCCTCACCCCGGGCCGCATGTTCCTCGTCGACACCGAGTCCGAGCGCATCATCTCCGACACGGAGATCAAGAACCAGCTCGCCACCGAGCACCCCTATTCCGACTGGGTGGACAGCTGCTCGAAGCGATTGAAGGATCTGCCCACCCGCGTCCACGTCACTCACCCGCAGTCCTCGGTCAGGCGCCGCCAGCGCACCTTCGGCTACACCGAGGAGGAGCTGCGAATCCTCATCTCGCCGATGGCCGAGACCGGGGCCGAACCGCTGGGTGCGATGGGCACGGACACCGCGATCGCAGCGCTCAGCCAGCGACCTCGCCTGCTCTTCGACTACTTCCACCAGAACTTCGCTCAGGTGACGAATCCGCCGCTCGACTCGATCCGCGAGGACATCGTGACGAGCATGGCTGCCGGGATCGGCCGAGAGGGCAATCTGCTCGAGTTCTCGAAGCCCGACTCCGCGCACATCCTGCTCGACCAGCCGGTCATCGACAACGACGAGCTCACGGCGATCGCGCACGTCAAGGGCAGCCACCTCGGCGTGGAGAACGCACACCCCTCCGTGATCCTCTCCGGCCTCTACTCGGTCAACGGGGGAGAGGACGCGATGGCCGAGCGTCTCGAGGCGCTGTGCGCCGAGGCGAGCGCGGCGATCGAGGCCGGCGCCGTGTTCATCATCCTCTCCGACCGGGACTCGACGGCCGATCTCGCTCCGATCCCGTCGCTGCTGCTCACCTCGGCGCTGCACCACCACCTCGTCCGCGAACGCTCGCGGACGAGGGTGAGCATCATCGTCGAGGCCGGTGACGTCCGCGAGGTCCACCACGTCGCGACCCTCGTGTCCTTCGGGGCGTCCGCGGTCAATCCGTACCTCGTCATGGAATCCGCCGAGGCGCTCGTCCGCTCGGACCGGATCCGGGGAATCAGCGAAGAGGCCGCAGTTGCCAACGTGCTCACCGCGCTCAACAAGGGACTGCTCAAGATCATGTCGAAGATGGGCATCTCGACCGTGCAGTCCTACCACGGGGCGCAGACCTTCGAGGCTCTGGGACTGTCCGAGGCATTCATCGACAAGTACTTCACCTCGACTCCGCACCAGCTCGGCGGCAGGGGCATCAGGGAGATCGCGGCGGAGACGAGTGCCCGCCACGGGGACTCCTACCGCGATGATCACCCCCGCCCCTCGCACCGGAACCTCAACGTCGGCGGGGAGTACCAGTGGCGTCGCGAAGGGCCGGAGCATCTGTTCAACCCGGAGACGATCTTCAAGCTCCAGCACTCCACCGCCACGGGACGCTTCGACATCTTCGGCCAGTACACGGCACAGATCAACGAACAGTCGCGCGAGCTCATGACGCTGCGCGGTCTCTTCGACCTCGTTCCACGCGAATCGGGCCCGATCGACATCTCCGAGGTCGAACCGGCCGAGGAGATCATGAAGCGGTTCTCGACCGGAGCGATGAGCTACGGTTCGCTGTCCCAGGAGGCCCACGAGACCCTGGCGATCGCGATGAACCGGATCGGCGGCAAGTCGAACACGGGCGAAGGCGGCGAGGACACCGAGCGGCTCATCGACCCCGAGCGCCGTTCGGCGATCAAGCAGATCGCCTCGGGGCGCTTCGGCGTCACGAGCCACTACCTCACCGAGGCCGACGACCTGCAGATCAAGATGGCGCAGGGAGCCAAGCCCGGCGAGGGCGGGCAGCTGCCCGGGACGAAGGTCTACCCGTGGATCGCGAAGACTCGCCACGCGACTCCGGGCGTCGGGCTGATCTCGCCTCCGCCGCACCATGACATCTACTCGATCGAGGACTTGGCCCAGCTCATCCACGACCTCGGCCGCGCCAACGCCAAGGCCCGGGTCCACGTCAAACTCGTGTCCGCGATCGGTGTGGGCACGGTGGCTGCCGGAGTGGCGAAAGCCGGTGCCGACGTGGTCCTCATCTCCGGGCACGACGGCGGAACCGGAGCGAGTCCGCTCAATTCGCTCAAGCACGCGGGCACTCCCTGGGAGCTCGGCCTCGCCGAGGCCCAGCAGACCCTCGTGCTCAACGGTCTGCGCGAGAAGGTCAGCGTACAGGTCGACGGTCAGCTCAAGACCGGCCGGGATGTCATCATCGCAGCCCTGCTCGGCGCGGAGGAGTTCGGGTTCGCGACCACGGCCCTCGTCGTCTCCGGCTGCATCATGATGCGCGTGTGCCACAAGGACACATGCCCGGTGGGTGTGGCGACCCAGAACCCGAAGCTGCGCGAGCGCTTCCACGGTCAGGCCGATCACGTCGTCAACTTCTTCACCTTCATCGCCGAGGAGGTCCGCGCCTACCTGGCGGCGCTCGGCCTGCGCAGCCTCGATGAGGCCATAGGCGCGGTCGAGCGGCTGAGAATCGACGAGGAGCGGGCGGCCGCAATGGGGCTCGACCTCGATCTCGCCTCGATCCTCAAGGTCCCAGTCGACCTCCACGGCAGCTCCGACGTCGCACGCAAATGCGGTGAACCCGTCGACCGCGACTTCGCCGAAGAGCTCGACCTCCGCCTGCTCGAGCAGGCCCGAGACGCCATCTCTCAGGGCACGGAGACGACGATCACCTCGGCGATCGAGAACACCGACCGCTCGGCGGGCACCCTGCTCGGCCATCACGTCACTCTCGCCCACGGGCAAGCGGGCCTGCCGGAGCACACGATCCGGCTCGAGCTGCGCGGAACTGCCGGACAGTCCCTCGGCGCCTACCTGCCGCAGGGGGTCAGCATCGAACTCCACGGTGATGCGAACGACTATGTCGGCAAGGGCCTGTCCGGAGGAATCGTCAGCGTTCGGCCGCATGCTGAGAACCCCACCCGACCCGAACACAACGTCATCGCCGGCAATGTGCTCGGCTACGGGGCGACGGCTGGCAAGCTGTTCGTCTCGGGACAGGTGGGGGAGCGGTTCCTCGTCCGCAACTCCGGCGCCGAGGCGGTCGTCGAGGGCATCGGCGACCACGGCCTCGAGTACATGACTGGAGGTGTGGCCGTCATCCTCGGCGGCACCGGCCGGAACTTCGCCGCAGGCATGTCCGGCGGCACCGCCTATGTGCTCGACTTCAATCCGGCCCGACTCAATCCGAAGGAGCGGGCGGCCGGCGTCTTCCGCTTCACCGGTGTCGGCGTGGACGATATGGAGATCCTCGAGCGGCTGCTGCGTGAGCATGTCGAATGGACTGCCTCACCGCTGGCCCGCGAGCTCCTCGACGGACTGCGCCGAGGACAGGACGTCCTCTCCCGCTTCACGAAGATCATCCCCGTCGCCTACGCGACGGTCAAAGACATCCAGGACGAGTTCGTCGCGGCCGGCAAGGCCGTCGACTCGGACGAGGCCTGGCACACGATTCTGGAGGCCACCAATGGCTGA